The following DNA comes from Corynebacterium lizhenjunii.
TTCTGTCCCGGCTAGGCCTTGGTCCAGACGCACGGCATGGCCGTCTACCACGTCAACGGCGGGAATGAGTTCAAAAGTCATTGGCTTAAATCCTTATTCGGTCCAAAAGGGGCGGGCGGCGCGCTGCCCGCAGTTAGAAGGCCTGCAACCAGTTGCGCAGCAAGGCTGCACCGGCATCGCCAGATTTTTCTGGATGGAACTGGGTAGCCCACAGCGCCGCGTGCTCCACAGCTGCAACACAGCGGTCCCCACCGTAACTGGTCCAGGAGACGGCGGGGACGGGGGTATCGGCAGACTCAAGCTGGAACTGGCGCACCCCGTAGGAATGCACAAAGTAGAAGCGCTCATCTGCAGGCAGGCCAGCAAACATAAGGCTGCCTGGAGCGATGTCTACCGTGTTCCACCCCATGTGCGGCAGCACAGGGGCCTGAAGGCGCTCAACCACACCCGGCCACTGGCCGCAACCGGCCGCCTGCGTGCCGTGCTCAGTGCCGGATTCAAAAAGCACCTGCATACCCACGCAAATGCCCAGCACCGGGCGCTGTGTTGC
Coding sequences within:
- the hisH gene encoding imidazole glycerol phosphate synthase subunit HisH, coding for MISHVALLDYGAGNLRSAQRALERVGAQVTITADPLIAAEADGLLVPGVGAFAACMQGLESVGGPDIIAQRVATQRPVLGICVGMQVLFESGTEHGTQAAGCGQWPGVVERLQAPVLPHMGWNTVDIAPGSLMFAGLPADERFYFVHSYGVRQFQLESADTPVPAVSWTSYGGDRCVAAVEHAALWATQFHPEKSGDAGAALLRNWLQAF